Genomic segment of Rhizobium glycinendophyticum:
GTTGCTCCCACCGCGCCATTTGGCGTAACAAAAAACGCCGAGGCTCTAATCGCCGCCGGATGAAAGTTCAGTGGCAGGTCAAAGGGCCGAGTGCAGCCGCTTGGCATTGTAGATATACTCAATGAACCTGGGCAAGCGTTCGGCCACATCCGCAAATGTTTCTTAGCCGGCAAAGTAGACGTCCCCGACTTTCAGGGTCTTCATGAAGCTCTCTGCCAGAGCATTGTGATAAGGGTTGCCGACGGCGCTCATGGAACCCTGCAGACCGGCGGCATTGAGCGCTCGTCGGTAGGTCTCACTCGCGTATTGGCATCCGCGGTCCGTGTGGTGGATGCAGCGGGGTGGAGGTTTTCTGTTCTCAAGGGCCGAACGCAACGCTGCCAATGCCAGCGGCGTATCCAGGCGTTTTGACAGGCCATAGCCGACGACTTTCCGGCTGCAAGCATCGAGAATGACGGCGAGATAGCAAAAATCGACGGCTATGCGGATTTATGTGAAGTCGGCCACCCAGACCATGTCAGGCCGCGACGGGA
This window contains:
- a CDS encoding DDE-type integrase/transposase/recombinase, producing the protein MRIAVDFCYLAVILDACSRKVVGYGLSKRLDTPLALAALRSALENRKPPPRCIHHTDRGCQYASETYRRALNAAGLQGSMSAVGNPYHNALAESFMKTLKVGDVYFAG